The window CTCGATGGTGTCCATCGGGATGCACTGGCCTTGCCAGGTGTAGTAGTTCGAGTCCTTCGTCGGCGCCTTGCCGGTCGGGTCGCACAGCGTCAGCGCGTAGGTGTCGATGATGTCCTGCGCCGACGTCGTCGCGCTCCACGAGTAGTCCTGGCCGCGCCCGAGGAGCGTGTACAGGCTCAGGCCGGCGAAGGCCGCGCCGCGCGAGCTGATGCCCGGGCCCTGCAGCTCCTGCAGCAGGAGCAGTTGCGGGGCGAAGTAGCCGGTCTGCGGGCCGAAGACGGCGACCGGGTGGCCGCTGGCGGTCTTCGCACCGGACACGACCAGCGCGTTCGACATGCCGTGCTTCTCGCTCAGCATGTTCCCCGGCAGCACGCCGTTGTCGAACATCCCGCGGGCCGGCTCCTGGTCGGCGGGCGCCGGGACGTCCACAGTGGACGGCGTCGTGGTGGCCGCCGAGCCGGTCTGGTCGAACACCAGCTGCTGGCCGGTCACCGAGCCCTTGTCCGGCAGGGCCTGCCCGACCGCGTTGGCCGGCGTCTTGCCGTACGGGAAGGTCTGGCCGTCGTGCAGCGTCTTGACGGCTTCGGGGTCGTCCTCCGCGCGGAGGCTCTGCCACACCTTCTCGCCCTGGACGACGCCGTACTTCTCCTGGATCGCGAGCTTCGCGATGGCGTTCTGCACCTCGCCGCCGCCGCCCGCGCCGAACTCGGCGCCGACGAGCGAGGCGAGCGCGACGAGGTCGGTCAGCTTGAACGGGTCGATCGTCCCGGCGTTGGTGATCGAGTCGATGTGCCCGGTCAGCACGTACTCGCCCGGGAAGTAGCGGCCGCTGTGGGAGTCGTTGATGTACTTGTTGATGCCGTCGACGTAGGCCTGCGCGTCGGCGAGGCCCTGTGCGCCGCGGGGGCCGCTGGCGGCGACGTGGTCGATCTGCTGCTGCAGCTCGGCCTCGGTGTACGGCGCGTTCGAGAAGAACTGCTGCTCCAGCTCGCGGTTGGCCTCGGCGCCGCCGGCGAACGGCGTGACCTGGCCGCGGGCGGCGTGGCGCAGCACGTCCATCAGCCACAGCCGGTCCTGCGCGGCGGCGTACCCGGCGCCGAACTCGGTGCCGCTGCGGGTGGTCCCGGTGATGTGCGGGACGCCGAGCGCCTTGTCCCGCACGATCGTGACGTCCGACCGCGGCTGGGTCGTGCTCGCGACCTGGTCGGCCGGGACGCCGAACGAGGAGTCGTTGAAGTACTGGCTGATCGTGCTGGTGGTCAGCGACTTGTAGCCGCCGGCCAGCGACGCGTACTTGCCGATCTGGTCCGCGGCGTGGTCGGGCCGGGTGCCGAGCACCTTGTGCGCCAGGATCTCGGCGAGGGTCGCGCTGCCCTGTTCGCCGGGCGGCAGGATGTCGTTGCACTGCCCCCCGCAGTAGTCGTCGGGCGACGCGGCCGCCTGCGCGGTCGGGGCGGTGACGGCGACCTGGGTGAGGCCGGCCACGAGGGCCCCCAGTGCCGTCAAGGTCAGGGCGCGGATGCCACGTCGCATACCGGGCTCCCCTCAGTCAGAAGAGTGACGAAGCGCACGCTACCGAGCAGTAGCCGAAGTGTGAAGACTTTTCGCGTTTTTCAGCCCTTGGACGTAGTCCGTTCGGCGCAGCCTCGCGCGCGTGGGTACGGTGAGTGCCATGACCTTGGAAAAGCCCCAGATCGACCGCCCCGAGGGCAACCCTCCGGCCGACCTCGAGATCACCGACATCACGGTCGGTGACGGCGCGGAGGCCACGCCCGGCAAGGCCGTCACCGTGCACTACGTCGGTGTCTCGCACTCCACGGGCGAAGAGTTCGACGCGTCCTGGAACCGCGGCGAGCCGCTGCGCTTCGGCCTCGGCGCCGGCCAGGTCATCTCCGGCTGGGACCAGGGCGTCGCCGGCATGAAGATCGGCGGCCGCCGCCGGCTGGTCATCCCGCCGCACCTGGCCTACGGCGACCGCGGCGCGGGCGGCGTCATCAAGCCCGGCGAGACCCTCGTCTTCGTCGTCG of the Amycolatopsis sp. NBC_01488 genome contains:
- a CDS encoding FKBP-type peptidyl-prolyl cis-trans isomerase, with product MTLEKPQIDRPEGNPPADLEITDITVGDGAEATPGKAVTVHYVGVSHSTGEEFDASWNRGEPLRFGLGAGQVISGWDQGVAGMKIGGRRRLVIPPHLAYGDRGAGGVIKPGETLVFVVDLVGVN